A genome region from Anastrepha obliqua isolate idAnaObli1 chromosome 4, idAnaObli1_1.0, whole genome shotgun sequence includes the following:
- the LOC129243512 gene encoding mitochondrial import inner membrane translocase subunit Tim10, giving the protein MAMPQISQADQAKLQLMQEMEIEMMSDLYNRMTNACHKKCIPPRYGEAELGKGEMVCIDRCVAKYLDIHEKIGKKLTAMSIQDEELMKKMSG; this is encoded by the exons ATGGCCATGCCACAGATAAGTCAAGCCGACCAAGCTAAACTGCAGCTCATGCAAGAAATGGAAATCGAAATGATGTCTGACTTATATAACCGCATGACAAATGCTTGCcacaaaaaatgcataccaCCACGGTACGGCGAAGCTGAATTGG GTAAAGGCGAAATGGTTTGCATTGACCGCTGCGTGGCCAAATACCTGGATATTCATgagaaaattggcaaaaaacTAACCGCCATGTCCATACAGGATGAGGAGCTAATGAAAAAGATGTCTGGTTAA
- the LOC129243513 gene encoding uncharacterized protein LOC129243513 gives MSKPAEITSLLDKNLVRVMSLGSFGKIVVCWSVITVAGVAGFVLSKNSVDKRRYKDMQIRERMRKANIGEYEPIGDRRFSG, from the exons ATGTCAAAACCAGCTGAGATTACATCGTTGCTCGATAAAAATTTAGTGAGGGTCATGTCTTTGGGTTCATTTGGGAAAATTGTGGTTTGTTG GTCAGTCATTACAGTTGCGGGTGTCGCTGGGTTTGTTCTGTCGAAAAATTCTGTAGATAAGCGGCGTTATAAGGACATGCAAATTCGTGAACGCATGCGAAAAGCAAATATTGGTGAATACGAACCCATCGGTGATAGACGCTTCAGTGgttaa